GAGGCGTTGCTGCGCGTAGGCATGCACGGCCCTGAAGGCGGCTTCGGCGCCAGCGACGACCCGCTCCTCTTCTTCGATGGTCAGCGAAATTTCATCGAGCGCGGCCGTAAAGGTACGCCAATGCAGGCCGCGCCCTTCCGGAGCGCCGGCCAGATGGCGCGCGCCGAATTCTTCGGTGAGGCCAAGCTTGGCTGCGTCTTTCAGAAGGAAAGCCGCGCCGAGATTCGAGCCTTCGACTACATAAAGCCAGCCCATGGCCTCAGGTAGATCGAACGGCGTTTCGCTGGTAAAGCGCGGCTCGTTTGTTTCAGGAATGGCGTGTCCCAGATCGGCAAGGTCCTGCTCTATCATGGAGAGACGGCGACGACCCTTAAGATCAGGCAGCAGGCCATCAAGGGTTTCATTGGAGAAAAACGCATCGAGGTCGCGATGGAAAAGATATTGCGTTTCCACGAATTTGCCGAAGTTCTCCCGGCTCTCGAACGGCTTCGCTGCCATGATGAAGGTATCGAGACCACCATGCGCGCCACGCGTGGCAGCCCTCAGGCGCTTCACGCGGCTCTGCTCGATCTCTTCCACAGGCGCTGATGGCTCCACAATGGTCATGACGCTTCCCTTTATCCCATATTCAGATTGCCTGATAAAAATCTTTACTTAAACAGTCAAATTTATTTTAGCATTTTTCCTGTGCATCGCTAAAAAAATGGCATTCGCGTAAACCGGTGTGAACATTCCATGCCCCACCGGGCGCAACACCGATCCTGAGGCAGCTTTAGAAGCCAATTCCCCCCATTCCAGCCTCCCGAACAATCATTCTGTAATTACCGCTTTACAACTAACATGTCAGTGTGCCATCAATCTGCAGCCATCTTGGAGGAGCATCTTAATTGACCCAGAAATTCGGCCTTTCGGCAGCACTGACGACCCCTTTCAAAACTGACGGAACCGTCGATACAGACGCCATGATCGCGCATGCCCGCCGT
This region of Agrobacterium tumefaciens genomic DNA includes:
- a CDS encoding biliverdin-producing heme oxygenase → MTIVEPSAPVEEIEQSRVKRLRAATRGAHGGLDTFIMAAKPFESRENFGKFVETQYLFHRDLDAFFSNETLDGLLPDLKGRRRLSMIEQDLADLGHAIPETNEPRFTSETPFDLPEAMGWLYVVEGSNLGAAFLLKDAAKLGLTEEFGARHLAGAPEGRGLHWRTFTAALDEISLTIEEEERVVAGAEAAFRAVHAYAQQRLG